From the Desulfobacterales bacterium genome, the window ATGCTGGCCCCGTGTAATTCCCCCTCCAATGCCGGTATGAACATTTTTTCTAACGTCCAGCATATTGCTTTTTTCCAGCTTGGGAAGAAAAGTTTTCAGATCGGCACCGGCACAAAAAGCCTTACCCGAACCCGTAAGGATAGCTACATCCAGCGAGTCATCTTTTGCGAAATCATCCCATACGGCCCAAAGCGCTTGATTCAATGTCTCATCAAGTGCATTCCGTACCTCCGGTCGATTCAGGGTAATATAAGCAATCCTGTTTCGTTTTTCGTACAATACGGCAGTCATGTGGATACTCCTTTGTCGGTTCTTTGTTGCGTCAAAATCGTTAACCCTCCTCAAAAATAGTGTTTATTTCTCATAAAATTTGTGCGTTATCCATCCAAGCCTGCCGGGTGGTGCGGCAATTTAAGAATCGTGGCCGCATTTTCGCCTAAAATCCTTATTTTGGATTCCTCTTTGATCGGAAGATTCTTTATAGCTTGAACGTTATCGACAAGGTTGGTTACGCCGGGCCAGTCCGAACCGTAGATAACTTTATGGGAGAGGCGCTCAAAACCCGGAAAATAATCCAGCAGTTTTTTGGGCGGCAACCCCGATATTTCCATATAAATATTTGGGTGCAGCCGGGTAACCGCGAGTGCGTTTTCATACCAGAGCGGCCGCCCGCAGTGGCATTGAAGAAGAACCAGGTCCGGAAAATCCACGGCAACATCATCCAGAAAGAGGGGATCCCCGTACTTCAGTCTTGCGCCTGCAAAGGTCGATGAACCCGTATGAAATGAAATGGGAAGCCCCAGCTCCTGCGACTTTGCATAGAGCGGATACATCACGGCGTCATTGGGATAGAAATTCTGGTAAGTGGGGTAAAGTTTGATTCCGCGAAACCCGAGCTTTTCAGTGAGACGCTCAATTTCTTCGGCCATATTCAAAAAGGTATGAGGATTTAAGTTTGCAAAAGGGATCAGCCGATCGCTGGCCGAACAAAATCGGGCGACCGCTTCGTTATTCGATATTCCGGTAACCATTGGAGAGATATCTGCCAGAATAACGGCATAATCAATCTCCGCCTCATCCATTAGGTGAAGGAATTTCTCCGGAGAGGCGTAGGTCTCTATCATCCATTCCAGGCGATCGCCCCAGGACTGCCGCAAAAATTCCGCCAGGGATCGGCTCATGGGTTGGTAGTGGTGAGTAATGTGAATATGAAAGTCTATTTTCAATGCCGAACCCTTTCCTTTGCAGTGCATACGCGCCCTTATAATTGCGAAGTGTCCACCCGCGATCAGGATTTATGAATGGACGCTGTTTAGCCGGGCATTGTCGATAAAAAATAGAGTACCAACGGCTTTTATTTAATCCGAGGAACAAAATCCGGAGGCAATTTCCCCTCTTGCTTCAGTTTTTGTACAATCATGTCAACCAGATCCTTCTTAATCAACTTTGCTCCCGCTGATCGAGGTAATTCGGAAACAATCTCCAGCCGCTCCGGGAAATTATACTTGGCGGTCCCATGCTGACCAAAAAAAGAACTCATCTCTTCAAAAGTAAATGTTTCACCGGATGCGGGAACAACAAAGGCACAAACCCTTTCGCCGAATACAAGATCCGGCATACCGATGACGGCCGCTTCAGCCACTTTTGGATGTTCCAATAAAATGCCTTCAATCAACCCTGGGTTAATATTTTGCCCTCCGCGAATAATCATGTCCTTTTTTCGCCCTACAATGAATAACACGCCGCGCGCATTAATATACCCGATATCGCCACTGTGGTAATATCCTTCGGAGTCAAAAACGTCTTTGTCAAGCTCAGGCTGACCAAGATGCCCCCATGTTTTTATCGCGCCGCGCCATTTAACTTCGCCATTCTGTCCGCGAGGCACTTCCTGATTATCATCGTCCACCACCCTGAGATCAAGGCCGGGAAAACTTTTCCCCGCAGCTGCAAGACGTTCATCCTCTGGATCATCCACCGAGCAAACGGCGGCCAAGCCGCCTTCGGTTGATCCGTAGAAAGTCTGCAGCCGCGCCCCGAACCTTTTTTCCGCCTCCCTTGCGGCATCGTAT encodes:
- a CDS encoding amidohydrolase family protein; translated protein: MKIDFHIHITHHYQPMSRSLAEFLRQSWGDRLEWMIETYASPEKFLHLMDEAEIDYAVILADISPMVTGISNNEAVARFCSASDRLIPFANLNPHTFLNMAEEIERLTEKLGFRGIKLYPTYQNFYPNDAVMYPLYAKSQELGLPISFHTGSSTFAGARLKYGDPLFLDDVAVDFPDLVLLQCHCGRPLWYENALAVTRLHPNIYMEISGLPPKKLLDYFPGFERLSHKVIYGSDWPGVTNLVDNVQAIKNLPIKEESKIRILGENAATILKLPHHPAGLDG